From Chionomys nivalis chromosome 21, mChiNiv1.1, whole genome shotgun sequence, a single genomic window includes:
- the LOC130863844 gene encoding 40S ribosomal protein S10-like, protein MLMPKKNRIAIYELLFKEGVMVAKKDVHMPKHSELADKNVPNLHVMKAMQSLKSRGYVKEQFAWRHFHWYLTNEGIQYLRDYLHLPPEIVPAPLRRSRPETGRPRPKGPEGERPARFTRGEADRDTYRRSAVPPGADKKAEAGAGSATEFQFRGGFGRGRGQPPQ, encoded by the coding sequence ATGTTGATGCCCAAGAAGAACCGGATTGCCATCTATGAGCTCCTTTTTAAGGAAGGAGTGATGGTTGCCAAGAAGGATGTCCATATGCCCAAACACTCTGAGCTGGCAGACAAGAACGTGCCCAACCTTCATGTCATGAAGGCCATGCAGTCTCTGAAGTCTCGAGGCTACGTGAAGGAGCAGTTTGCCTGGAGACACTTCCATTGGTACCTTACGAATGAGGGCATCCAGTATCTCCGCGATTATCTCCACCTGCCTCCGGAGATCGTGCCTGCCCCCCTGCGCCGCAGTCGTCCCGAAACTGGCAGGCCTCGGCCCAAAGGGCCGGAGGGTGAGCGCCCGGCAAGATTCACAAGAGGGGAGGCGGACAGAGACACCTACAGAAGGAGTGCTGTGCCCCCTGGTGCTGACAAGAAAGCCGAGGCGGGGGCTGGCTCAGCCACCGAGTTCCAGTTTAGAGGAGGCTTTGGTCGTGGACGGGGTCAGCCACCACAGTGA